A genome region from Arthrobacter agilis includes the following:
- a CDS encoding DNA polymerase Y family protein, whose translation MTPTLPAGSSGPAGTAPATRTMMLWCPDWPITAALREHALPAETALVLVDRGEVFACSPAAREDGVKRGLRIREAQARSNGLVSLPYDPSLDERTFEPVAVAVEAVLPGVQVIRPGLCAIRVKGPARYYGSERNAADVVLQALAAMGLTDVRIGIADGPFAAELAARATDQLDDDVEQLVVIPPGGSPWFLGSYPLEVLEQPRLTVLLKRLGIRSVGDFAALKASDVRNRFGIEGAIAHRQASGLDHRSVVARTPPPHLDVTADFEPPLARIDQLAFALRGRAGTFVDALREAGLVCTALHVSLQTEAGEASERRWQHPRWFDADDVVDRVRWQLQGTNASDHGLTSGITRVHLVPEIVEDLADHADGLWGTGPDEGIHHGLARVQSMLGHGAVLTAIIAGGRLLADRRVYIPWGDAPAGQQSAKVPVKDRDQPWPGRLPGPAPATVFAEPVPAVVVDAHGNPVDVDPRGLLSADPAFFSAGPDDVRRPVHSWAGPWPINERWWDPKGRVLNRFQLVDHSGSAWLLLLEDHAWWLEAGYD comes from the coding sequence ATGACGCCGACCCTGCCCGCCGGGTCGTCCGGACCCGCCGGTACGGCTCCGGCCACCCGGACCATGATGCTCTGGTGCCCGGACTGGCCCATCACCGCGGCGCTGCGCGAGCACGCGTTGCCCGCCGAGACGGCCCTCGTCCTCGTGGACCGCGGGGAGGTCTTCGCCTGCTCCCCGGCGGCACGCGAGGACGGCGTGAAGCGGGGCCTGCGCATCCGCGAGGCCCAGGCCCGCAGCAACGGACTCGTGTCCCTCCCGTACGATCCGTCGCTCGACGAGCGCACCTTCGAGCCCGTGGCCGTGGCCGTGGAGGCCGTCCTGCCCGGCGTGCAGGTCATCCGCCCGGGATTGTGCGCCATCAGGGTCAAGGGACCGGCGCGCTACTACGGCAGCGAGCGCAACGCCGCGGACGTGGTCCTGCAGGCCCTCGCCGCCATGGGCCTCACCGATGTGCGGATCGGTATCGCGGACGGACCCTTCGCCGCCGAGCTGGCGGCCAGGGCCACCGACCAGCTCGACGACGACGTGGAGCAGCTGGTCGTCATCCCGCCGGGCGGCTCGCCCTGGTTCCTCGGCAGCTATCCCCTGGAGGTCCTCGAGCAGCCCAGGCTCACGGTGCTGCTCAAACGCCTCGGCATCCGCTCCGTCGGTGACTTCGCGGCGCTCAAGGCCTCCGACGTCCGCAACCGCTTCGGCATCGAGGGGGCCATCGCCCACCGCCAGGCCAGCGGGCTCGACCACCGGAGCGTCGTCGCCCGGACACCGCCGCCCCACCTCGACGTCACCGCCGATTTCGAGCCGCCCCTCGCCCGCATCGACCAGCTCGCATTCGCCCTCAGGGGCCGGGCCGGGACGTTCGTCGACGCACTGCGCGAGGCGGGCCTCGTATGCACTGCACTGCATGTATCACTGCAGACCGAGGCGGGTGAGGCGTCGGAGCGCCGGTGGCAGCACCCGCGCTGGTTCGACGCCGACGACGTCGTGGACCGCGTACGCTGGCAGCTCCAGGGCACCAATGCCTCCGATCACGGCCTGACCTCCGGCATCACCCGGGTCCACCTCGTCCCCGAGATCGTCGAGGACCTCGCTGACCACGCGGACGGCCTGTGGGGAACGGGACCGGACGAAGGCATCCACCACGGACTGGCCCGTGTGCAGAGCATGCTGGGCCACGGCGCCGTGCTCACCGCGATCATCGCCGGCGGGCGTCTCCTGGCGGACCGCCGCGTGTACATCCCGTGGGGGGACGCGCCGGCGGGGCAGCAGTCCGCGAAGGTACCGGTGAAGGACCGCGACCAGCCCTGGCCGGGCCGGTTGCCCGGTCCGGCCCCCGCGACCGTGTTCGCCGAGCCCGTTCCCGCCGTCGTCGTCGACGCGCACGGCAACCCGGTGGATGTGGACCCGCGCGGCCTCCTGAGCGCCGATCCGGCCTTCTTCAGCGCGGGGCCCGACGACGTCCGCCGGCCCGTGCACTCCTGGGCGGGCCCGTGGCCGATCAACGAGCGCTGGTGGGACCCGAAGGGGCGCGTACTCAACCGCTTCCAGCTGGTGGACCACTCGGGGTCCGCCTGGTTGCTGCTGCTCGAGGACCACGCGTGGTGGCTGGAGGCCGGCTACGACTGA
- a CDS encoding DUF5997 family protein, which produces MNPPKTPQTLKPATAAKKLGIYLPAAPRDFQETELTRAEFNELQQTPPEWLADLRRTGPHPRPVVAQKLGISISGLARGGITDPLTSEQIGTLLQDPPAWLVAERSTQAAVRAEAARVKERDDARKETGD; this is translated from the coding sequence ATGAATCCCCCGAAGACCCCCCAGACCCTGAAGCCCGCCACCGCGGCCAAGAAACTGGGCATCTACCTGCCCGCCGCTCCCCGGGATTTCCAGGAGACCGAGCTGACGCGTGCGGAGTTCAACGAACTGCAGCAGACACCGCCCGAGTGGCTCGCAGACCTGCGCCGCACCGGCCCGCACCCGCGCCCCGTCGTCGCGCAGAAGCTCGGCATCTCCATCAGCGGCCTGGCCCGCGGCGGGATCACCGACCCCCTGACGAGCGAGCAGATCGGTACCCTCCTGCAGGATCCGCCTGCGTGGCTGGTCGCCGAGAGGTCCACGCAGGCAGCGGTCCGAGCGGAAGCCGCACGGGTCAAGGAGCGCGACGACGCCCGCAAGGAGACCGGCGACTGA
- a CDS encoding LysR substrate-binding domain-containing protein — protein MPADQPRILSVGFVPGVTPGKWVARWRERHPETPLELHQHDDALVALRDASDDVVFVRLPVDRAGIHLIPLYDEQPVAVMSRENELSLYEDVPLEDLEGETLLDVGECGGPRTAVEVAASGAGVVILPMSLARLYARKDAVHRPVPGLPVTTIGIAWRTEDESDDVEEFIGIVRGRTAQSSRQPSQREAPKKSASQKAAAKKAAAQQGTAGGRTQKGGGKPQQGKQQGKPARPSGTRGKRR, from the coding sequence GTGCCCGCCGACCAGCCCCGAATCCTGTCCGTCGGCTTCGTCCCGGGTGTCACGCCGGGCAAGTGGGTGGCCCGGTGGCGCGAGCGGCATCCGGAGACGCCCCTCGAGCTCCACCAGCACGACGACGCCCTGGTGGCGCTCCGGGACGCATCCGACGACGTCGTCTTCGTGCGGCTGCCCGTGGACCGCGCGGGGATCCACCTGATCCCCCTCTACGACGAGCAGCCCGTGGCCGTCATGTCGCGGGAGAACGAGCTCTCGCTCTACGAGGACGTGCCGCTCGAGGACCTCGAGGGGGAGACCCTGCTCGACGTCGGCGAGTGCGGCGGCCCGAGGACGGCCGTCGAGGTAGCGGCCTCGGGGGCCGGCGTCGTGATCCTGCCCATGTCCCTGGCCCGCCTGTACGCGCGGAAGGACGCGGTGCACCGGCCCGTCCCCGGCCTGCCCGTCACCACGATCGGCATCGCCTGGCGGACGGAGGACGAGTCCGACGACGTCGAGGAGTTCATCGGCATCGTCCGCGGGCGGACGGCCCAGAGTTCGAGGCAGCCCTCCCAGCGCGAGGCGCCGAAGAAGAGCGCGTCGCAGAAGGCGGCCGCGAAGAAGGCCGCGGCCCAGCAGGGGACCGCCGGGGGCAGGACGCAGAAGGGCGGCGGGAAACCGCAGCAGGGGAAGCAGCAGGGGAAACCGGCCCGCCCGTCGGGCACGCGGGGCAAGCGGCGCTGA
- a CDS encoding FAD-binding dehydrogenase, with product MDADVLIIGAGLAGLVASNELVRAGRKVIVVEQENARNLGGQAFWSFGGIFLVDTPMQRRLGVKDSFDLAWQDWQGSAGWDRLHGELPEDEWAARWGRAYVEFAAGDKRPWLEEQGVKFTPLVGWAERGSGTAAGHGNSVPRFHVPWGTGTGISEPFADKARAAAEEGALTFRFRHRVDGLVLDGDTVTGVHGTVLAPDDAARGVSSNREAVGSFELRAQAVVIASGGIGGNHEQVRAWWPARLGTPPARMITGVPEHVDGRMLDIAADAGVRLVNRDRMWHYTEGVRNWDPVWPQHGIRILPGPSSLWFDALGRRLPAPGLPGHDTIGTLKILRTTPDIAGYDHSWFILTQKMIEKEFALSGSEQNPDLTDRDLKLLLRSRLGKGAPPPVEAFKKNGEDFVVADTLPELVDAMNALTDTPLLDPGLIERQIRQRDAELDNAYSKDVQVMSIHNSRRFLGDRLTRTARPHKVLDPAAGPLIAVKLHIITRKTLGGIQTDLDGRAFTAAGTPIHGLYAAGEAAGFGGGGAHGYNALEGTFLGGCIFSGRTVGRSLAALL from the coding sequence ATGGACGCAGACGTTCTCATCATCGGTGCCGGACTCGCCGGACTCGTCGCGAGCAACGAGCTGGTCAGGGCGGGCCGGAAGGTGATCGTCGTCGAGCAGGAGAACGCACGGAACCTCGGCGGCCAGGCGTTCTGGTCCTTCGGCGGGATCTTCCTGGTGGACACCCCGATGCAGCGGCGCCTCGGTGTGAAGGATTCGTTCGACCTCGCCTGGCAGGACTGGCAGGGCTCCGCCGGTTGGGACCGGCTGCACGGCGAGCTGCCCGAGGACGAGTGGGCCGCCCGGTGGGGCCGCGCGTACGTCGAGTTCGCCGCCGGGGACAAGCGCCCCTGGCTCGAGGAACAGGGCGTGAAGTTCACCCCGCTCGTGGGCTGGGCCGAGCGGGGAAGCGGGACGGCGGCCGGCCACGGCAATTCCGTACCGCGGTTCCATGTGCCGTGGGGTACGGGCACCGGGATCTCCGAGCCGTTCGCCGACAAGGCGCGGGCAGCCGCCGAGGAGGGGGCCCTGACCTTCCGTTTCCGTCACCGGGTGGACGGCCTCGTCCTGGACGGCGACACCGTGACCGGTGTGCACGGGACGGTCCTGGCGCCCGACGACGCCGCCCGTGGCGTCTCCTCGAACCGCGAGGCCGTCGGGAGCTTCGAGCTGAGGGCGCAGGCGGTCGTGATCGCCAGCGGGGGGATCGGCGGCAACCATGAGCAGGTCCGTGCCTGGTGGCCCGCACGCCTCGGCACGCCGCCGGCGAGGATGATCACCGGTGTCCCGGAGCACGTGGACGGCAGGATGCTCGACATCGCGGCGGACGCCGGCGTCCGCCTGGTCAACCGGGACCGAATGTGGCACTACACGGAGGGTGTGCGGAACTGGGACCCGGTGTGGCCGCAGCACGGCATCCGGATCCTGCCCGGCCCGTCCTCCCTGTGGTTCGACGCGCTCGGACGGCGCCTGCCCGCGCCGGGCCTCCCCGGCCACGACACGATCGGGACGCTGAAGATCCTCCGCACCACGCCCGATATCGCCGGGTATGACCACTCGTGGTTCATCCTGACGCAGAAGATGATCGAGAAGGAGTTCGCCCTCTCGGGGTCGGAGCAGAACCCCGACCTCACGGACCGGGACCTGAAGCTGCTGCTCCGGAGCCGGCTGGGCAAGGGTGCGCCACCACCCGTGGAGGCGTTCAAGAAGAACGGCGAGGATTTCGTGGTCGCCGACACCCTGCCGGAACTCGTGGACGCCATGAACGCCCTGACCGACACCCCGCTGCTCGATCCCGGGCTCATCGAGCGGCAGATCAGGCAGCGGGACGCGGAACTGGACAACGCCTACTCCAAGGACGTGCAGGTCATGAGCATCCACAACTCACGCCGGTTCCTCGGGGACCGGCTGACCCGGACCGCGCGTCCCCACAAGGTCCTCGACCCCGCCGCCGGTCCGCTGATCGCCGTGAAGCTGCACATCATCACGCGGAAGACCCTGGGGGGCATCCAGACGGACCTCGACGGCAGGGCCTTCACCGCGGCCGGGACCCCGATCCACGGACTCTACGCCGCGGGAGAGGCCGCCGGGTTCGGCGGGGGCGGCGCCCACGGGTACAACGCCCTCGAAGGGACCTTCCTGGGCGGCTGCATCTTCTCCGGCCGTACCGTGGGCCGCTCGCTCGCGGCGCTGCTGTAG
- a CDS encoding SDR family NAD(P)-dependent oxidoreductase, producing the protein MQRFDGRVVIVTGAGSGIGEATARRFVAEGARVVLTDSVADKIDAVVASLPEERATAVVTDSSDYGQVAVMVQETVQRYGRLDVLVNNAGTITQGTVQDTSVEDWHRVIETDLSGVFYGTKAALEHLLESKGCIVNVSSVSGLAADWRMSAYNAAKGGVSNFTRAVALDHGKDGVRVNAVAPGFIWTVLTSDGEPHRLSDEFAGRIALGRGGLPEEVAAAITFLASDDARFITGVVLPVDGGTMASNGQPAQA; encoded by the coding sequence ATGCAGCGGTTCGACGGCAGAGTCGTCATCGTGACAGGGGCCGGTTCGGGCATCGGCGAGGCCACGGCCCGGCGCTTCGTCGCCGAAGGGGCGCGGGTGGTCCTGACGGATTCCGTCGCGGACAAGATCGACGCCGTCGTCGCGTCCCTGCCCGAGGAGCGGGCGACGGCGGTCGTCACGGATTCATCCGACTACGGGCAGGTGGCCGTCATGGTCCAGGAGACCGTGCAGCGGTACGGGCGCCTGGATGTCCTCGTCAACAACGCGGGCACCATCACGCAGGGCACCGTGCAGGACACGAGCGTCGAGGACTGGCATCGCGTTATCGAGACCGACCTCTCCGGCGTGTTCTACGGGACGAAGGCCGCCCTGGAACACCTCCTGGAGAGCAAGGGGTGCATCGTCAACGTCTCCTCCGTCTCCGGCCTCGCCGCGGACTGGCGCATGAGCGCCTACAACGCGGCCAAGGGCGGGGTCAGCAACTTCACGCGGGCGGTCGCACTGGACCACGGCAAGGACGGCGTGCGGGTCAACGCCGTCGCGCCGGGCTTCATCTGGACGGTCCTCACGAGCGACGGTGAGCCGCACCGGCTCTCCGACGAGTTCGCGGGGCGGATCGCGCTCGGACGCGGTGGCCTGCCGGAGGAGGTCGCCGCCGCCATCACCTTCCTCGCGAGCGACGACGCGCGCTTCATCACCGGCGTCGTGCTCCCCGTGGACGGCGGCACCATGGCCAGCAACGGCCAGCCCGCACAGGCCTGA
- a CDS encoding gluconokinase — translation MDGHPCHVIVMGISGSGKTTIATRLAEQLGWIFAEADDFHPAANIARMSSGTPLTDEDRRPWLESLRDWMTAQARAGRSTVVTCSALRRSYRDVLTQAEGSVRFVHLLGDTGLILERMKTRSGHFMPESLLPSQVSTLEPLQPDEQGIRIENTGTPDAVTAAVIDRLRLRHGHSSSLPGQDG, via the coding sequence ATGGATGGACACCCCTGCCACGTGATCGTCATGGGGATCTCCGGATCGGGCAAGACGACCATCGCCACGCGCCTCGCCGAGCAGCTCGGCTGGATCTTCGCCGAGGCCGACGACTTCCACCCCGCAGCCAACATCGCCAGGATGAGCTCCGGGACACCGCTCACCGACGAGGACCGCCGACCGTGGCTGGAATCCCTGCGGGACTGGATGACCGCCCAGGCACGCGCGGGCCGCAGCACCGTGGTGACCTGCTCGGCCCTGCGGCGCTCCTACCGCGACGTCCTCACACAGGCCGAGGGCAGTGTGCGGTTCGTGCACCTGCTCGGCGACACCGGCCTCATCCTCGAACGGATGAAGACCCGCAGCGGTCACTTCATGCCCGAGTCCCTGCTGCCCTCCCAAGTCAGCACACTCGAGCCCCTGCAGCCCGACGAGCAGGGCATACGGATCGAGAACACCGGGACGCCCGACGCCGTCACGGCCGCCGTCATCGACCGGCTCCGCCTCCGGCACGGCCACAGCTCGTCCCTGCCCGGCCAGGACGGCTAG
- a CDS encoding Dps family protein has translation MKASPTLTDNMQAVLVDLIELHLQGKQAHWNVVGKNFRDLHLQLDEIIDDARTFADEMAERMRALHAVPDGRSVAVAEGTRIQPFPAGLVSTKDTVGLVVNMLNASVKTMRDVHDQIDEEDPTTADLLHGFIAKLEQYAWMVDAENMEPTAEVVTPVGTEHATV, from the coding sequence ATGAAGGCTTCACCCACCCTCACGGACAACATGCAGGCCGTCCTGGTCGACCTCATCGAACTGCACCTGCAGGGCAAGCAGGCCCACTGGAACGTGGTCGGCAAGAACTTCCGCGACCTCCACCTGCAGCTGGACGAGATCATCGACGACGCCCGCACCTTCGCCGACGAGATGGCGGAGCGCATGCGCGCCCTGCACGCCGTCCCCGACGGCCGCAGCGTCGCCGTCGCCGAGGGCACCAGGATCCAGCCGTTCCCGGCCGGGCTCGTCTCGACCAAGGACACCGTGGGCCTCGTGGTCAACATGCTGAACGCCTCCGTGAAGACCATGCGCGACGTCCACGACCAGATCGACGAGGAGGACCCGACGACGGCGGACCTGCTGCACGGGTTCATCGCGAAGCTCGAGCAGTACGCGTGGATGGTCGACGCCGAGAACATGGAGCCGACCGCGGAGGTCGTCACGCCCGTCGGCACGGAGCACGCGACCGTCTGA
- the pstS gene encoding phosphate ABC transporter substrate-binding protein PstS yields MRNRVPLSLSLAVVLGLTACGSDYPLGPEQEAAAQRGDTSLQGAVTGSGSSAQGPAMDAWRSGFATLYPRAQVQYSPDGSGAGRGALLAGAVGFAGSDAYLSDEELAESTQACGPGGAFNIPAYISPISIAFNLPGITELDLDAATVARIFRGEIAVWNDPVIAAQNPGVELPARPISAVSRSDDSGTTENFTDYLHAVVPEVWTEEPDGTWPSGLENENAKGNAGVVSTVAATEGAVTYADDSAVGDPLGRVSLKVGDAYVPAGPEAAAAAVDLASRVPDRADYDIALDLDRTTGAPGVYPLVLVSYHVYCARYENESTAAVVRAFGTYAVSPEGQEAAAEAAKSSPISPDLSQLATEAIASIEVGEIP; encoded by the coding sequence GTGAGAAACCGTGTGCCCCTGTCGCTGTCCCTCGCCGTCGTCCTCGGTCTCACGGCCTGCGGCTCCGACTACCCGCTGGGACCGGAGCAGGAAGCAGCGGCGCAGCGCGGGGACACGAGCCTGCAGGGCGCGGTGACCGGATCGGGATCCTCCGCGCAGGGACCGGCCATGGACGCCTGGCGCTCGGGCTTCGCCACCCTCTACCCGCGTGCGCAGGTGCAGTACTCGCCCGACGGCTCGGGTGCGGGACGGGGTGCGCTGCTCGCGGGTGCCGTCGGGTTCGCCGGATCGGACGCCTATCTCAGCGACGAGGAGCTCGCCGAGTCGACGCAGGCCTGCGGGCCGGGCGGTGCCTTCAACATCCCCGCCTACATCTCCCCGATCAGCATCGCCTTCAACCTGCCCGGGATCACGGAACTGGATCTCGACGCCGCCACCGTGGCCCGGATCTTCCGGGGGGAGATCGCGGTGTGGAACGACCCCGTCATCGCGGCCCAGAACCCGGGGGTCGAACTCCCCGCGCGGCCCATCTCGGCGGTCAGCCGGTCCGACGACTCCGGTACGACGGAGAACTTCACCGATTACCTGCATGCCGTCGTGCCCGAGGTCTGGACCGAGGAACCCGACGGCACCTGGCCCTCCGGACTCGAGAACGAGAACGCCAAGGGCAACGCTGGTGTGGTCAGCACCGTGGCCGCCACCGAGGGCGCGGTGACCTATGCGGACGATTCCGCCGTCGGGGACCCCCTCGGCCGCGTGTCCCTGAAGGTCGGGGACGCCTACGTCCCGGCAGGCCCGGAGGCAGCCGCGGCCGCCGTCGACCTCGCGTCCCGCGTTCCGGACCGTGCGGACTACGACATCGCACTCGACCTCGACCGGACCACCGGGGCACCGGGCGTTTACCCGCTGGTCCTGGTGTCCTACCACGTCTACTGCGCGCGTTACGAGAACGAGTCGACCGCCGCCGTCGTCCGCGCCTTCGGTACCTATGCCGTCAGCCCGGAGGGGCAGGAGGCGGCCGCGGAGGCGGCGAAGAGCTCACCCATCTCGCCCGACCTGTCACAGCTGGCCACCGAGGCGATCGCGTCGATCGAGGTCGGCGAGATCCCCTAG
- a CDS encoding SDR family oxidoreductase: MDFTPSRAIVTGSDSGIGRATAIALAAAGCDVGVTWHSDQEGAEETARLVREKGVRAAVAQLDTTDAPACGDVVDQLAGELGGLDVFVNNAGVNGGTMFMETDWDTWRGTMGANLDGAFVCLQRAARHMIDGGKGGRIIAVTSVHQEQPRVGSAAYDASKHGLGGLIRTIALELADRGITANAVLPGEINTPMNASADQDPRTMDRPGIPVGRPGAPEEIADVVAFLASGASSYVNGASFVVDGGMLLMGPQAGSHLTSGDWRTL; this comes from the coding sequence ATGGACTTCACACCCAGCAGAGCAATCGTCACAGGCTCCGATTCCGGCATCGGCCGGGCCACGGCCATCGCCCTCGCAGCGGCGGGCTGTGATGTCGGCGTCACCTGGCACTCGGACCAGGAAGGCGCCGAGGAGACCGCGCGCCTCGTCCGGGAGAAGGGCGTGCGGGCCGCCGTCGCACAGCTCGACACCACGGACGCTCCCGCATGCGGCGACGTCGTCGACCAGCTCGCCGGGGAACTCGGCGGCCTCGACGTGTTCGTCAACAACGCGGGCGTCAACGGCGGCACCATGTTCATGGAGACCGACTGGGACACCTGGCGCGGCACCATGGGCGCCAATCTCGACGGCGCCTTCGTCTGCCTCCAGCGGGCCGCCCGCCACATGATCGACGGCGGCAAGGGCGGGCGCATCATCGCCGTCACCAGCGTCCACCAGGAGCAGCCCCGCGTGGGCTCGGCGGCCTACGACGCCTCGAAGCACGGGCTGGGCGGGTTGATCCGTACCATCGCGCTCGAACTGGCCGACCGCGGCATCACGGCGAACGCCGTCCTGCCCGGCGAGATCAACACCCCGATGAACGCCTCCGCGGACCAGGACCCCCGCACCATGGACCGCCCCGGGATCCCGGTGGGCCGGCCGGGAGCACCGGAGGAGATCGCCGACGTCGTCGCCTTCCTCGCCTCCGGCGCCTCCAGCTACGTCAATGGGGCGTCCTTCGTCGTGGACGGCGGGATGCTCCTCATGGGCCCGCAGGCCGGCTCACACCTCACGAGCGGGGACTGGCGCACCCTCTGA
- a CDS encoding Hsp20/alpha crystallin family protein, protein MKFDPFRELDRVAGALLESRPGLRLMPMDLYREKDHYILSADLPGIDPGSVDIDVDGQLLTIRAERTLRSAEGVKWLTRERESGSFLRQLNLGQGIDTEGISARYENGVLNVMIPVSERAKPRKIEVISGESSTPIQSGAVQGSGTQGAVES, encoded by the coding sequence ATGAAGTTCGATCCATTCCGCGAGCTGGACCGCGTTGCCGGCGCCCTCCTCGAGAGCCGCCCCGGACTGCGCCTCATGCCGATGGACCTCTACCGCGAGAAGGACCACTACATCCTCTCGGCGGATCTTCCGGGCATCGATCCCGGATCGGTCGACATCGACGTGGACGGCCAGCTCCTCACCATCCGCGCGGAGCGCACGCTGCGCAGTGCCGAGGGCGTCAAGTGGCTGACCCGTGAGCGCGAGAGCGGCTCGTTCCTCCGCCAGCTCAACCTGGGCCAGGGCATCGACACCGAGGGCATCTCCGCCCGGTACGAGAACGGCGTGCTCAACGTGATGATCCCCGTCAGCGAACGCGCCAAGCCGCGCAAGATCGAGGTCATCAGCGGCGAGTCCTCGACGCCGATCCAGTCCGGCGCCGTGCAGGGCTCGGGCACCCAGGGCGCCGTCGAGTCCTGA
- a CDS encoding DUF2630 family protein yields the protein MDNQDLLQRIQALVQEEHELREQPQDAGAGEAHQDHAARLKQVEEHLDQCWDLLRQRRAKADAGEDPGEADARPISQVEGYRQ from the coding sequence ATGGACAACCAGGACCTCCTCCAGCGCATCCAGGCACTCGTCCAGGAGGAACACGAGCTCCGTGAGCAGCCGCAGGACGCCGGCGCAGGCGAGGCGCACCAGGACCACGCCGCACGCCTGAAGCAGGTGGAGGAGCACCTCGACCAGTGCTGGGACCTGCTCCGCCAGCGCCGGGCGAAGGCCGACGCCGGTGAGGACCCGGGCGAGGCCGATGCCCGCCCCATCAGCCAGGTGGAGGGGTACCGCCAGTAG
- a CDS encoding ABC transporter permease subunit, with amino-acid sequence MAASTLPLVRHTLQRSRAGLIGWSAGLVAASLLYLPIYPSMGASGQLQSVVSSLPPELVSTLGFDMITTGAGYAQATLLGLIGFVLLTIAAVGWGAAAIGGEEESGALELTLAHGVTRIQVALEAALALALRLAVVCAVLLAAILALDGPSELGIPAGHAVAGTLALYLLTLLSGLAAITAGALTGSRTASIAAGAAVAVLGYAFNALGNQAEAARWVKDLSPYDWAFTPAPLANGFGNGAGGAMALILGLCGVLVVAAVVGLSRRDIGR; translated from the coding sequence GTGGCCGCTAGCACCCTCCCCCTCGTACGCCACACCCTCCAGCGCTCCCGCGCCGGGCTGATCGGCTGGTCCGCGGGGCTCGTGGCGGCGAGTCTGCTCTACCTGCCGATCTATCCCTCCATGGGCGCATCGGGCCAGCTCCAGTCCGTCGTCTCGTCCCTGCCGCCGGAGCTCGTCTCCACCCTCGGCTTCGACATGATCACCACGGGCGCGGGCTACGCGCAGGCCACCCTCCTGGGGCTGATCGGTTTCGTCCTGCTGACCATCGCCGCGGTGGGCTGGGGAGCGGCGGCGATCGGAGGCGAGGAGGAGAGCGGCGCCCTCGAACTCACTCTCGCGCACGGTGTCACGCGCATCCAGGTGGCCCTGGAGGCCGCCCTCGCCCTGGCCCTCCGGCTCGCCGTCGTGTGCGCGGTGCTGCTGGCGGCCATCCTCGCGCTCGACGGACCCTCCGAACTCGGGATCCCGGCAGGCCATGCCGTCGCCGGGACGCTCGCGCTGTACCTGCTGACGCTGCTGAGCGGTCTCGCGGCGATCACCGCCGGCGCCCTGACCGGATCCCGGACGGCGTCGATCGCGGCGGGCGCGGCCGTAGCCGTCCTCGGCTACGCCTTCAACGCGCTCGGCAACCAGGCGGAGGCGGCGCGGTGGGTGAAGGACCTCTCACCCTACGACTGGGCCTTCACCCCGGCACCGCTCGCGAACGGGTTCGGGAACGGTGCGGGGGGCGCGATGGCGCTCATCCTCGGCCTGTGCGGCGTCCTGGTGGTGGCCGCCGTCGTCGGGCTGTCCCGCCGCGACATCGGCCGGTAA